Proteins from a genomic interval of Polaribacter sp. Q13:
- the ilvD gene encoding dihydroxy-acid dehydratase, giving the protein MKLNKHSSRLTQDESQPASQAMLYAVGLTDEDMQKAQVGIASTGYDGNPCNMHLNNLAAEVKVESNIAGLVGLGFNTIGVSDGISMGTSGMNYSLASRDIIADSIETVMNAQSYDALVSVVGCDKNMPGAVIAMLRLNRPSIMMYGGTIASGNYKGKKLNIVSAFEALGQKMAGEIEEEEYREIIKRAIPGAGACGGMYTANTMASAIECMGFSLPYNSSIPAENPNKLSEAERTALAIKNLLELDLKPLDIITKKSLENAIALVNALGGSTNAVLHFLAIAHAADIEFTLADFQKVSDRTPLIADLKPSGKYLMEDVHSIGGTPAIMKYLLDRGYLHGDCMTVTGKTLAENLADVEAMEFDEQDVIHPTDKALKSSGNLQILYGNLAQEGAVAKISGNEGLLFEGKAVVYDGEQAANTGIINGEVERGDVVVIRYVGPKGGPGMPEMLKPTSLIMGAGLGKSVALITDGRFSGGTHGFVVGHITPEGQEGGTIGILETGDKIRISAEDNSINVLLSDEELAARKANWVAPALKHKKGILYKYAKSVASASKGCVTDL; this is encoded by the coding sequence ATGAAACTAAATAAACACAGTAGCAGATTAACACAAGACGAATCTCAACCTGCATCACAAGCAATGTTATATGCAGTAGGTTTAACGGATGAAGACATGCAGAAAGCGCAAGTTGGTATTGCAAGTACTGGTTATGATGGTAACCCTTGTAATATGCATTTAAATAATTTGGCAGCAGAGGTCAAGGTAGAAAGCAATATTGCAGGTTTAGTCGGTTTAGGATTCAATACAATTGGTGTTTCAGATGGTATTTCTATGGGTACTTCGGGTATGAATTACTCATTAGCATCTAGAGATATCATTGCAGACTCTATAGAAACAGTAATGAATGCTCAAAGTTATGACGCATTGGTTTCTGTGGTTGGTTGTGATAAAAACATGCCAGGAGCAGTAATTGCAATGTTGCGTTTAAACCGTCCATCTATAATGATGTATGGTGGTACAATTGCATCAGGAAATTACAAAGGAAAAAAATTAAATATTGTTTCTGCTTTTGAAGCTTTAGGTCAAAAAATGGCTGGAGAGATAGAAGAAGAAGAATATAGAGAAATTATAAAAAGAGCAATTCCTGGTGCTGGAGCTTGTGGTGGTATGTATACTGCAAACACAATGGCTTCTGCAATAGAATGTATGGGATTCTCATTACCTTATAATTCATCAATACCAGCAGAAAATCCTAATAAATTATCTGAAGCAGAAAGAACAGCTTTGGCAATTAAAAATTTATTAGAGTTAGATTTAAAACCTTTAGATATTATTACTAAAAAGTCTTTAGAAAATGCAATTGCATTGGTAAATGCTTTAGGTGGGTCTACTAATGCAGTATTGCACTTTTTAGCAATTGCACACGCAGCTGATATTGAGTTTACATTAGCAGATTTTCAAAAAGTAAGTGATAGAACTCCGTTAATAGCAGATTTAAAACCATCTGGAAAATATTTAATGGAAGATGTACATAGTATTGGTGGTACACCTGCAATAATGAAATATTTATTAGATAGAGGTTATTTACATGGAGATTGTATGACAGTTACTGGTAAAACATTAGCAGAAAACTTGGCAGATGTAGAAGCAATGGAATTTGATGAGCAAGATGTAATTCACCCAACAGATAAAGCATTAAAATCTTCTGGTAACTTGCAGATTTTATATGGAAACTTAGCGCAAGAAGGAGCTGTAGCAAAAATTTCTGGAAACGAAGGGTTGCTTTTTGAAGGAAAAGCAGTAGTTTATGATGGAGAACAAGCAGCAAATACCGGAATTATAAACGGAGAAGTAGAAAGAGGAGATGTTGTCGTCATTAGGTATGTTGGACCTAAAGGAGGACCAGGAATGCCAGAAATGTTAAAACCAACTTCTTTAATTATGGGAGCAGGTTTAGGAAAATCTGTAGCGTTAATTACAGATGGTCGTTTTTCTGGAGGAACCCATGGTTTTGTGGTTGGACATATTACACCAGAAGGACAAGAAGGAGGAACTATCGGAATTCTTGAAACAGGCGATAAAATTAGAATTAGTGCAGAAGACAATTCAATAAATGTATTACTTTCTGATGAAGAGTTAGCAGCAAGAAAAGCAAATTGGGTTGCACCAGCATTAAAGCACAAAAAAGGAATTTTATACAAATATGCAAAATCAGTAGCATCGGCATCTAAAGGATGTGTTACCGATTTGTAG
- the leuB gene encoding 3-isopropylmalate dehydrogenase, which produces MKYTIAVIPGDGIGPEVTTQAKKALDAVAEVYDHIFLYKEAQMGACAIEKTGDPLPQETVEICKNADAILCGAIGQLKYDNDPTLKIRPEQGLLRLRQELELFCNVRPVKAYPKLLKNSPLKKEIISGTDILIYRELMSGIYFGKKELSEDGLKASDVCSYTVDEISRITHLAFKAAQDRKKKVTLIDKANVLATSRLWRKTVAKIGEQYPDVDLDFMFIDNAAMQIVLNPKRFDVILTENLFGDVISDVACVIGGSIGILASSSIGEKNALFEPIHGSYPQAAGKDIANPLASILSAAMLLEHLGLQDEADAIHRAVEKSLDLGITTQDLKGKNQYSASTAKVGDFIADYISNQEDSNMNFKNIHMGQSTII; this is translated from the coding sequence ATGAAATATACAATCGCAGTAATCCCCGGAGATGGTATTGGACCAGAAGTAACCACGCAAGCAAAAAAAGCCTTAGACGCTGTAGCAGAAGTTTACGATCATATATTTTTATATAAAGAAGCTCAAATGGGCGCTTGTGCTATTGAAAAAACTGGCGATCCATTACCACAAGAAACCGTAGAAATTTGTAAAAATGCAGATGCAATTTTATGTGGAGCCATTGGACAGTTAAAGTACGATAATGACCCGACTTTAAAAATAAGACCAGAGCAAGGTTTATTGCGTTTAAGACAAGAGTTAGAATTGTTCTGTAACGTAAGACCTGTAAAAGCATATCCTAAATTACTTAAAAACTCACCTCTTAAAAAAGAAATAATTTCGGGTACAGATATTCTTATTTATAGAGAATTAATGTCTGGTATTTATTTCGGAAAAAAAGAACTAAGTGAAGATGGTTTAAAAGCATCAGACGTTTGTTCTTATACGGTAGATGAAATTTCTAGAATTACACACTTAGCTTTTAAAGCTGCGCAAGACAGAAAGAAAAAAGTAACCTTAATAGATAAAGCAAATGTTTTAGCAACTTCTCGTTTATGGAGAAAAACAGTTGCAAAAATTGGAGAACAATATCCAGATGTTGACTTAGATTTTATGTTTATAGACAATGCAGCAATGCAAATTGTTTTGAACCCTAAACGATTCGATGTTATTTTAACAGAAAATCTTTTTGGAGACGTTATCTCAGACGTAGCCTGTGTAATTGGAGGATCAATAGGAATTCTAGCTTCAAGCTCAATAGGAGAAAAAAATGCGTTATTCGAGCCAATTCACGGTTCTTATCCACAAGCAGCAGGCAAAGATATAGCCAATCCATTAGCCTCTATTTTATCAGCAGCAATGCTATTAGAACATTTAGGTTTGCAAGATGAGGCAGATGCAATACATAGAGCCGTAGAAAAATCTTTAGATTTAGGTATTACAACACAAGATTTAAAAGGTAAAAACCAATATTCAGCGTCCACTGCTAAAGTAGGTGATTTTATTGCAGATTATATATCAAATCAAGAAGATAGTAATATGAATTTTAAGAACATTCACATGGGGCAAAGTACTATTATTTAG
- the ilvB gene encoding biosynthetic-type acetolactate synthase large subunit, with product MDTQTIKNTQTTAKVTERISGSEAIVRCLIAEDTKIIYGYPGGAIMPVYDELYKYQDKIHHVLTRHEQGATHSAQGFARISGKVGVCIATSGPGATNLITGIADAQIDSTPMVCITGQVFSKLLGSDAFQETDIVGISTPVTKWNCQVTKASQIPEAIAKAFYIAKSGRPGPVLVDITKDAQQEMFDFSYEKCTKVRSYFPVPKIDISSIEAAAKLINAAKKPLVVWGQGVILSEAEEAFKAVIEKAGIPSAWTILGASAIPTSHPLNVGMVGMHGNYAPNVLTNECDVLIAIGMRFDDRVTGSLNTYAKQAKVIHFEIDPAEIDKNVKTDVAVLGDAKASLALLLPMLNENKHPEWRQKFADLYAIEYEKVIKDDIHPTKEGLTMGEVLKEINIQSKGNAAIVSDVGQHQMIACRYAEFNQTKSNITSGGLGTMGFGLPAAIGAKMAAPERDVVSISGDGGYQMTIQELGTIFQQKIALKVVVLNNDFLGMVRQWQQLFFDKRYASTEMVNPNFVAIAEGYYIKAKKVTKREELADAVAEMMASKEAYFLEVCVEKEGNVFPMIPTGASVSDIRLE from the coding sequence ATGGATACACAAACCATAAAAAATACACAAACCACAGCAAAAGTTACAGAAAGGATTTCTGGTAGCGAAGCAATCGTTAGATGCTTAATTGCAGAAGATACAAAAATAATTTATGGATATCCTGGTGGAGCAATTATGCCAGTTTATGATGAGTTATATAAGTATCAAGATAAAATTCATCACGTTTTAACACGTCATGAGCAAGGTGCAACGCATTCTGCACAAGGATTTGCAAGAATTTCAGGTAAAGTAGGTGTGTGTATTGCAACTTCTGGTCCGGGGGCAACCAATTTAATTACTGGTATTGCAGATGCTCAAATAGATTCTACCCCAATGGTGTGTATTACAGGGCAAGTTTTTTCTAAGTTATTAGGAAGTGATGCATTTCAGGAAACAGATATTGTTGGTATTTCAACTCCGGTTACAAAATGGAACTGTCAGGTAACCAAAGCATCTCAAATTCCTGAGGCGATTGCAAAAGCTTTTTATATAGCAAAAAGTGGAAGACCAGGGCCTGTTTTAGTAGATATTACTAAAGATGCACAACAAGAAATGTTCGATTTTTCGTATGAAAAATGTACAAAGGTTAGAAGTTATTTTCCAGTACCAAAAATAGATATTTCTTCTATTGAGGCTGCTGCAAAATTAATTAATGCTGCAAAAAAACCATTAGTAGTTTGGGGACAAGGAGTAATTTTAAGTGAAGCGGAAGAAGCATTTAAAGCGGTAATTGAAAAAGCAGGTATTCCTTCTGCTTGGACAATCTTAGGGGCTTCTGCAATTCCTACCTCTCATCCATTAAATGTTGGTATGGTTGGTATGCATGGTAATTACGCGCCAAATGTATTAACAAACGAGTGTGATGTATTAATTGCAATTGGTATGCGTTTCGATGATCGTGTTACGGGAAGTTTAAATACCTATGCCAAACAAGCCAAAGTAATTCACTTTGAAATTGATCCGGCAGAAATAGATAAAAACGTAAAAACAGATGTAGCAGTTTTAGGTGATGCAAAAGCAAGCTTAGCGTTATTGTTACCAATGTTAAACGAAAATAAACATCCAGAATGGCGTCAGAAATTTGCAGATTTATATGCTATTGAGTATGAAAAAGTAATTAAAGACGATATTCATCCAACGAAAGAAGGATTGACTATGGGTGAGGTTTTAAAAGAAATCAACATTCAGAGTAAAGGAAATGCAGCAATTGTAAGTGATGTTGGTCAACACCAAATGATTGCTTGTAGGTATGCAGAATTCAACCAAACCAAAAGTAATATTACTTCTGGAGGTTTAGGTACTATGGGCTTTGGTTTGCCAGCGGCAATTGGAGCTAAAATGGCGGCTCCAGAAAGAGATGTTGTTTCTATTTCTGGTGATGGTGGTTACCAAATGACAATTCAAGAATTAGGAACTATATTTCAGCAAAAAATAGCATTAAAAGTAGTCGTGTTAAATAATGATTTCTTAGGAATGGTACGCCAGTGGCAACAATTGTTTTTTGACAAACGTTATGCATCAACAGAAATGGTAAATCCAAATTTTGTTGCTATTGCAGAAGGGTATTATATAAAAGCAAAGAAGGTTACTAAGCGAGAAGAATTAGCCGACGCTGTTGCAGAAATGATGGCGAGTAAAGAGGCGTACTTTTTAGAAGTTTGTGTAGAAAAAGAAGGAAATGTTTTTCCTATGATTCCTACAGGAGCAAGTGTATCAGATATAAGACTAGAATAA